The DNA sequence AGGGGGAACAATGAAAACAACAACTCAAAACATATTCAAACCCATTGTAAGTATTAGAATCCCAAGAAAACTTCTACAGAAAATTGATGCAAAGGCGAAAGAGAAAAATACGACGAGATCGTTCATTATAAATCAAATGTTAAAAGAATATACAACCCGATAATCATTTTATAATAAAAAATTATTTTATATATAAAACTTTATAGGTTGAATCTGCCCCCGTAGATTTTCCTAAATAACTTAGGAGGTGTTTTTTATGTCAATGACAGTAGGTGGAGCAA is a window from the Candidatus Cetobacterium colombiensis genome containing:
- a CDS encoding ribbon-helix-helix protein, CopG family, yielding MKTTTQNIFKPIVSIRIPRKLLQKIDAKAKEKNTTRSFIINQMLKEYTTR